GTCGGCAGCCTGGGCCGAGACGGTGGGGTAGACATCGGAGACGATGACGAAGGCCTGCGGGTTGCGCCAGCCGGGGAGGATCTCCTGCATCACGTTGGGGCCGGCCTGCATGTTGTTGCTGACCTGGGTCCAGTAGACCTTGAGCACGCCGTCCTTGAGCTTGCGGCTCTGCTCCACGGCATGAAAGCCGGGCTTTTCCTGGATGGTGCCGGCCGGCAGCTTCCAGATCTTCTCGGCGGTTGCACGGTGTTTGGGGTTGGCCACCAGCATGTCGGCGGGCAGACGATGGGAGAAAGTGCCCACCTCGCGCGCGGTGCCGCAGGCCGAGGGCTGGCCGGTGAGGGAGAAGGGGCTGTTGCCCGGTTCGCTGATCTTGCCGGTGAGCAGGTGCAGGTTGTAGATCAGGTTGTTGGCCCAGACGCCACGGGTGTGCTGGTTGAAGCCCATGGTCCAGAACGACATGACCTTGCGCTTGGGATCGGCGTACAGCTCGGCCAAGGCCTTGAGGCGCTCGACCGCCACGCCGCTTTCCTTGGCGGTGCGCTCCAGGGTGTAGGGTTTGACGAAGGCGGCGAACTGCTCGAAGGACATGTCCTCCCAGGTATTGGCCTTGGCCGCGTTCTTGGCCTGCATCTCCAGCGGGTTGTCGGCGCGCAGGCCGTAGCCGATGTCGTCGGCGCCGCGGGCGAACTTGGTGTGTTTGCCGACGAAGTCCTTGTTCACCGCGCCGCTTTCGATGATGTGGTTGGCGATGTAGTTGAGGATCAGCAGGTCGGTCTGCGGTTTGAACACCAGCGGGATATCGGCCAGGTCGAAGCTGCGGTGCTCGAAGGTGGACAGCACGGCGACCTTGGTGTTCGGATGGCTGAGGCGACGATCAGTGACCCGGCTCCAGAGGATGGGGTGCATTTCTGCCATGTTCGAGCCCCACAGCACGAAGGCGTCGGCGGCCTCGATGTCGTCGTAGCAGCCCATTGGCTCGTCCATGCCGAAGGTGCGCATGAAGCCCATCACCGCCGAAGCCATGCAGTGGCGCGCGTTGGGGTCGATGTTGTTGGAACGGAAACCGGCCTTCATCAGCTTGTTGGCGGCGTAGCCTTCCCACACCGTCCATTGCCCTGAACCGAACATGCCGACGGCCTCGGGGCCATGCTCGCGCAGCGCCTCCTTGGTCTTCTGTTCCATGATGTCGAAGGCCTGCTCCCAGCTCACCGGCTGGAATTCACCCTGCTTGTCGTACACGCCATTCTTCATGCGCAGCAGCGGTTGGTTGAGGCGGTCGACGCCGTACATGATCTTCGACAGGAAGTAGCCCTTGACGCAGTTCAGGCCGCGATTGACCTCGGCCTTGACGTCGCCGTGGGTGGCCACCACGCGGTTGTCGCGGGTGGCGACCATCACGCTGCAGCCGGTGCCGCAGAAGCGGCAGGGCGCCTTGTTCCAGTCCAGGCGGGTCATGTCCGCTTCGGTGATCAGGTTGCTGGCGGTCGTCACCAACGGCAGACCGGCGGCAGCGGCGGCAATGGCAGCAGCGTTGGCCTTGGCAAATTCACGGCGGGAAAGCTTCATTCTGAGTCTCCTTCTGTGTCGAGGAGTTCGTGGTAAACCAGAGCGGCATTGAGCACGCCTGGCAACGCGTTGATCTGTTCGAGGCGGGCGAGGATGTGGCGCTCGTGTTCGGTTTCCTGCACCACCACCAGCTTGCCTTGCGGGCTTTCCTGATGCAGTTCGAGGCCTTCCAGCTGGCGCAGGTTGGCTTTCACCGCAGCCAGCCATTCGGGCCGTACGTGCACCAGCAGACTGGAAATATGCATAGAGGCGGCCATGTTCCGTGGCTCCGTAGGTAAGGAAGGATCAGGTGGGTGGGCCAGGTGGGCCGAGTAGCATCTGCATGAACCAGATGATGAATCCGTAGCCGCCGACCAGCGCGACCGAAAGGATGGGGAACAGGCAGACCACGAGAAAGACGAACAGGCGAGTTTCCTTGCCTTTCATGGCGCTGCGTTCGGGCGGGGTAGCCATTCGCTCTTCTCCGTTGCGTTCGCAATTGAGGCTAGACCCTAACGTTAGTAAGGGCAAAGTCTGTTGAGCTGGATCAAGGAAAAGGAATTGCACGAGCGGTAATGGCACGCGCTCGCGATTATCGATAGCGTGCTAATATTTCGTCTGGTTTCATTCACCTGCAGGCGTCACCCGGTTCGGTCTTGCGGCATGTTCCGGCTATCGCTTGCATCCAGCTTCGTGAGCCAGTCCACCCATGTCCGTGACTCATCTGAGCCGTGGCAGCGCCGGTTATCGGCGTGCCACCCTGGCGCTGTTCTGCGCCGGTTTCGCCACCTTCGCCATGCTTTACTGCGTGCAACCCCTGCTGCCGTTGTTGGCTGCGCACTTTCGCGTGTCTGCGGCCAGCAGCAGCCTGGCGCTTTCGCTGACTACCCTGAGCCTTGCCCTGTGCCTGCTGGTATCCGGTGCACTGGCCGAGAGCTGGGGGCGCAAGCCGGTGATGGTCGCGGCGCTGGGCCTGGCCGCGCTACTGGGGATCGCCTGTGCGCTGGTGGAGGAGTGGGGCACGCTGCTGATGCTGCGTGCGCTGCTGGGGCTGGCGCTGAGCGGTCTTCCGGCGCTGGCCATGGCCTATGTCGGCGAGGAGTTCGACCCCGAAGCGCTGCCTGCCGCCATGGGGCTGTACATCGGTGGTACGGCGCTGGGCGGTCTGCTCGGGCGCCTGCTGGCCGGCCTGCTCAGCGATATCGGTGGCTGGCCCTGGGCATTGGGCGGCATCGCCGGGCTCGGCTTGCTGGCGTTGGGGCTGTTCCTCTGGCTGTTGCCGCCTTCGCGGCATTTCACCGCGCAGCCATTGTCCCTGCGCGGGCTGCTGGGCAATTTCGTTCTGCACCTGAGCAATCCGCGCCTGCGCCTGCTGTTCACCCTGGCCTTCCTGCTGATGGGCGGCTTCGTGGCGCTGTTCAACTACGTCGGCTTTCGTCTGGCCGGCGCGCCGTTCAACTTGTCTGCCACGGTGATCGGCCTGCTGTTCACCGTCTATCTGCTGGGTATCTTCAGCGCCGGCTGGGCCGGGCGTCTGGTCCCGCGATTCGGTGCGCGCCAGGTGCTGCATGGCGGCATCGCGCTGATGCTGCTGGGGGTGGCCCTGTGCGCGGCGCCCTGGTTGAGCGCTGCGGTGGTTGGCCTGGCACTGTTCACGCTCGGCTTCTTCGCCGCTCACGCAGTCGCCAGCGGCCAGGTTGGTGCCCATGCGCAGGGGGCCAAGGCGCAGGCCTCGGCGTTGTATCTGTGCGCCTATTACCTGGGCTCGAGCCTGGTGGGCTACGTCGGCGGTTATGTCTGGGAGCATGCCGGTTGGCTGGCATTGCTCGGCGTTCTGGCCTCGCTGTTCGTCGTCGCGATGCTGCTGGTACGTAAGATTTAGCTTGTTTGCCGCTCGTTCAGTGCAGGTTCAAGGAGGGTTCAGCGGGTATTCAGTAGTCTTCCCGCAGACTTGTTGTCGAGTTGATGAAAACCGCAACGAGAGGAATGACTCGATGAAAATCACCCTGAACCGTATCGCATTCGCTACCTGCCTGGCACTGGGCGCAACCGCTGCCCAGGCCAACGACAACTTCGTCGGCCTGACCTGGGGCCAGACCGACAACAACATCCAGAAATCCAGCGCGCTGAACGCCAACCTCGGCAACCCCAAGCTGGACAAGGTGATCAACGGCGAGGGCACCTGGGGCATCCGTGCCGGCCAGAAGACCGCCGATGGCCGTTACTACGCGACCTACGAGAACGTCTCCGACACCTACAGTGGCTACAAGCTGCGTCAGCAGAATCTGCTCGGCAGCTACGACATGTTCGTCCCGCTGGGTGACAACAACACCAAGCTGTTCGGTGGCGTCACCGCCGGCCTGGTCAAGCTGGAGCAGGAGAGCCGCGGCTTCTCCCGCGATAGCGACATCGGATTTGCCGCTGGCCTGCAGGCCGGTATCCTTCAGGAACTGAACAGCAACACCTCGATCGAAGCGGGCTATCGTTACCTGCGTACCAACGCCAGCACGGAAATGGCGCCGCACGGCGCGGGCAAGGCAGGATCGCTGGACCTGCACAGCAGCTCGCAGCTTTACCTCGGTGCCAACTTCGCCTTCTGACGGCGGCTTAGCGTTACCAGGCCGGGCATCGCCCGGCCTTCGTTCAACTGAAAAAGGGAGAGTCTCATGAAATTGCTGGTGGTGGAGGATGAGTCGCTGCTGCGTCACCATCTGTTCACTCGCCTCAGTGAAAACGGGCATGTGGTGGATGCCGTGCGCACCGCCGAAGAAGCACTGTACCGAGCTGAGTCCTTCAATCATGACCTGGCCCTGGTCGACCTCGGTCTGCCGGGCATGAGCGGTATCGACCTGATCCGTGAGCTGCGCAGCCAGGACAAGAACTTTCCGATCCTGATACTCACCGCACGCGGTAACTGGCAGGACAAGGTCGAAGGGCTTTCCTGCGGTGCCGACGACTATGTGGTCAAACCGTTCCAGTTCGAGGAGCTGGAAGCACGTCTGAACGCGCTGCTGCGACGTTCTTCCGGGTTCACCAAGTCGACCATCGAAGCGGGCTCCCTGGTGCTGTACCTCAATCGCAAGCAGGCCACGGTGGATGAACAGTCGCTGCAGCTGACCGCCTACGAGTACCGCATCCTCGAGTACCTCATGCTGCACCATCAGCAGGTGGTGGCCAAGGAGCGCCTGATGGAACAGCTCTATCCGGGCGACGACGAGCGTGATCCCAACGTCATAGAAGTGCTGGTAGGTCGTCTGCGGCGCAAGCTGGAGGCAGTGCTGGGCGGCAAACCGATAGAAACCGTGCGTGGCCAGGGCTACATGTTCAACGAGCGCTGCAAGTGAGTCGAGCGCGCGCCGTTCTACGCAAGCTGCGTATGCGTTTCGCCTCCCTGCGGCTGCGTTTGATGCTGGCCAGCGCCGCGCTGGCGATGCTGTTCATGCTGCTGTTGATGCCGGTGCTGCAGGGCGTGTTTCTCATGGCCCTGGAGCAGACCATCGAAAAGCGCCTGGCCTCCGACGCGGCAGCGCTGATATCCGCCGCGCGTATCGACGACGGCCAGTTGCACATGCCGGAGAAGATGCCGGACGAAGAATTCGACAACCTCGACTCGCACCTGCGGGGCTTCATCTTCGACCGTGAAGGCCAGATGCTCTGGCGCTCGCGCTCATCCATCGACGAACTGGTGCGCTACCTGCCGCGCTACGACGGCCGCGGCCATGAGTTTGTGCGGATTCGTGACGACAGTGGCCAGGAATACTTCGTGTACGACATCGAAGTGGATCTGCTGCGCGGCGATCAAACCGCCCTGAGCATCGTCACCATGCAGCCGACACGCGAGTATGAGGGGCTGTTCAACGGTTTCGCCTGGCAACTGCGCCTGTGGCTGGGGATCGCACTGCTGGTGCTGCTGGGCCTGCTCTGGTTCGGCCTGACCTGGGGTTTTCGCAGCCTGCGCGGCCTCAGCGACGAGCTCGATGGCGTGGAGGCGGGCACTCGCCAGCGCCTGAGCGACGAGCATCCGCGCGAACTGCTGCGCCTGACCAATTCCCTCAACCGCCTGCTCGACAGCGAGCGGCGTCAGCGCGAGCGTTATCGCGATTCGCTGGAGGACCTCGCCCATAGCCTGAAAACACCGCTCAGTGTGCTCCAGGGCATCGGCGAAACCCTCGCCGTGCAACCGGAGAATCGTGAGCAGGCGCAGTTGATGCAGGCGCAGATCGAACGCATGAGCCAGCAGGTTGGCTATCAGTTGCAGCGCGCCAGCCTGCGCCGCAGCGGCCTGGTGCGTCATCGCGAACAGGTCTGGCCGCTGCTCGACGGCCTGTGCCGTTCGCTGGACAAGGTCTACCGCGACAAGCGCGTCGAAGCGACGCTGGAGGTACCCCAGCACAGCCAGATCACCATGGAGCGTGGCGCTCTGATGGAGCTGCTGGGCAACCTGCTGGAGAATGCCTACCGCCTCTGCCTGCATCGCGTACGTGTCAGGCTGCAACCCCTGGCTGGCGGCTGCCTGATCACCATCGAGGACGACGGCCCTGGCGTGCCGCAGCAGCAGCGTGAGCGCGTACTACAGCGCGGCGAGCGTCTGGATGCACAGAACCCGGGGCAGGGCATCGGCCTTGCGGTGGTGGAAGATATCGTCGAAAGCTACGACGGTGAGCTGAGTCTGGAAGACTCCGAACTGGGCGGCGCCTGTTTCAGGGTGCGGTTGTACGACTGAGTCGTGACCGGCTCAAGAGACCCATTGCGGGTTCCACACCACTTCCCAGACGTGACCGTCCGGGTCCTGAAAGTAACCGGAGTAGCCACCCCAAAATGTTCTGTGGGCCGGCTTGATGATCGCCGCGCCCGCTGCCTTGGCCTGTGTCATGAGCGTATCGACTTCTTCTGCACTGGCCACGTTGTGACCAAGCGTCATCTCGGTAGGGCTGCTGGGATGCACGGCTAGGCCGGTGTCATGCGCAATGCTGGCGCGCGGCCACAGCGCTAGACGCAGGCCCGCCTGCATGTCGATGAAAACCACTGCGCCATGTTCGAATTGCTGGCCGACTATGCCTTCTGTCGCGAAGCCCAAACCATCA
The genomic region above belongs to Pseudomonas sediminis and contains:
- the napA gene encoding nitrate reductase catalytic subunit NapA — translated: MKLSRREFAKANAAAIAAAAAGLPLVTTASNLITEADMTRLDWNKAPCRFCGTGCSVMVATRDNRVVATHGDVKAEVNRGLNCVKGYFLSKIMYGVDRLNQPLLRMKNGVYDKQGEFQPVSWEQAFDIMEQKTKEALREHGPEAVGMFGSGQWTVWEGYAANKLMKAGFRSNNIDPNARHCMASAVMGFMRTFGMDEPMGCYDDIEAADAFVLWGSNMAEMHPILWSRVTDRRLSHPNTKVAVLSTFEHRSFDLADIPLVFKPQTDLLILNYIANHIIESGAVNKDFVGKHTKFARGADDIGYGLRADNPLEMQAKNAAKANTWEDMSFEQFAAFVKPYTLERTAKESGVAVERLKALAELYADPKRKVMSFWTMGFNQHTRGVWANNLIYNLHLLTGKISEPGNSPFSLTGQPSACGTAREVGTFSHRLPADMLVANPKHRATAEKIWKLPAGTIQEKPGFHAVEQSRKLKDGVLKVYWTQVSNNMQAGPNVMQEILPGWRNPQAFVIVSDVYPTVSAQAADLILPSAMWVEKEGAYGNAERRTQFWHQLVKAPGEAKSDLWQLVEFSKRFTTDEVWPAELLAKAPEYRGKTLYQVLFANGQVDQFPREQIEAGYANDEAEAFGFYLQKGLFEEYAQFGRGHAHDLAPFDSYHAERGLRWPVVDGKETRWRYREGLDPYVEKGSGVQFYGYPDKRALIFALPYEPPAEAPDDDFPFWLSTGRVLEHWHTGSMTQRVEELHGAVPDALVYMHPDDAKALKARRGSEVKVISRRGEIRARIETRGRNKPPRGLVFVPFFDANKLINKVTLDATDPISKQTDYKKCAVKIELVSLA
- a CDS encoding chaperone NapD; translation: MAASMHISSLLVHVRPEWLAAVKANLRQLEGLELHQESPQGKLVVVQETEHERHILARLEQINALPGVLNAALVYHELLDTEGDSE
- the napE gene encoding periplasmic nitrate reductase, NapE protein — protein: MATPPERSAMKGKETRLFVFLVVCLFPILSVALVGGYGFIIWFMQMLLGPPGPPT
- a CDS encoding MFS transporter; its protein translation is MSVTHLSRGSAGYRRATLALFCAGFATFAMLYCVQPLLPLLAAHFRVSAASSSLALSLTTLSLALCLLVSGALAESWGRKPVMVAALGLAALLGIACALVEEWGTLLMLRALLGLALSGLPALAMAYVGEEFDPEALPAAMGLYIGGTALGGLLGRLLAGLLSDIGGWPWALGGIAGLGLLALGLFLWLLPPSRHFTAQPLSLRGLLGNFVLHLSNPRLRLLFTLAFLLMGGFVALFNYVGFRLAGAPFNLSATVIGLLFTVYLLGIFSAGWAGRLVPRFGARQVLHGGIALMLLGVALCAAPWLSAAVVGLALFTLGFFAAHAVASGQVGAHAQGAKAQASALYLCAYYLGSSLVGYVGGYVWEHAGWLALLGVLASLFVVAMLLVRKI
- a CDS encoding outer membrane beta-barrel protein, with amino-acid sequence MKITLNRIAFATCLALGATAAQANDNFVGLTWGQTDNNIQKSSALNANLGNPKLDKVINGEGTWGIRAGQKTADGRYYATYENVSDTYSGYKLRQQNLLGSYDMFVPLGDNNTKLFGGVTAGLVKLEQESRGFSRDSDIGFAAGLQAGILQELNSNTSIEAGYRYLRTNASTEMAPHGAGKAGSLDLHSSSQLYLGANFAF
- a CDS encoding response regulator transcription factor — protein: MKLLVVEDESLLRHHLFTRLSENGHVVDAVRTAEEALYRAESFNHDLALVDLGLPGMSGIDLIRELRSQDKNFPILILTARGNWQDKVEGLSCGADDYVVKPFQFEELEARLNALLRRSSGFTKSTIEAGSLVLYLNRKQATVDEQSLQLTAYEYRILEYLMLHHQQVVAKERLMEQLYPGDDERDPNVIEVLVGRLRRKLEAVLGGKPIETVRGQGYMFNERCK
- a CDS encoding ATP-binding protein, whose product is MSRARAVLRKLRMRFASLRLRLMLASAALAMLFMLLLMPVLQGVFLMALEQTIEKRLASDAAALISAARIDDGQLHMPEKMPDEEFDNLDSHLRGFIFDREGQMLWRSRSSIDELVRYLPRYDGRGHEFVRIRDDSGQEYFVYDIEVDLLRGDQTALSIVTMQPTREYEGLFNGFAWQLRLWLGIALLVLLGLLWFGLTWGFRSLRGLSDELDGVEAGTRQRLSDEHPRELLRLTNSLNRLLDSERRQRERYRDSLEDLAHSLKTPLSVLQGIGETLAVQPENREQAQLMQAQIERMSQQVGYQLQRASLRRSGLVRHREQVWPLLDGLCRSLDKVYRDKRVEATLEVPQHSQITMERGALMELLGNLLENAYRLCLHRVRVRLQPLAGGCLITIEDDGPGVPQQQRERVLQRGERLDAQNPGQGIGLAVVEDIVESYDGELSLEDSELGGACFRVRLYD
- a CDS encoding VOC family protein yields the protein MRARVSVITLGVEDLEASLRFYRDGLGFATEGIVGQQFEHGAVVFIDMQAGLRLALWPRASIAHDTGLAVHPSSPTEMTLGHNVASAEEVDTLMTQAKAAGAAIIKPAHRTFWGGYSGYFQDPDGHVWEVVWNPQWVS